A stretch of the Medicago truncatula cultivar Jemalong A17 chromosome 5, MtrunA17r5.0-ANR, whole genome shotgun sequence genome encodes the following:
- the LOC11429397 gene encoding GDP-mannose 4,6 dehydratase 1 encodes MADSSSKTPAPSTTNGDTTPPPRKVALITGITGQDGSYLTEFLLNKGYSVHGLIRRSSNFNTQRIDHIYVDPHNAHKAHMKLHYADLSDASSLRRWLDTILPDEVYNLAAQSHVAVSFEIPDYTADVVATGALRLLEAVRSHIDATGRSHIRYYQAGSSEMFGSTPPPQSETTPFHPRSPYAASKVAAHWYTVNYREAYGIFACNGILFNHESPRRGENFVTRKITRAVGRIKIGLQSKLFLGNLSASRDWGFAGDYVEAMWLMLQQEKADDYVVATEDSHTVEEFLEVAFGYVGLNWKDHVVIDKRYFRPTEVDNLKGDASKAKKVLGWKPKVSFEELVRMMVDNDVEMAKKEKVLVDAGYIDAQQQP; translated from the exons ATGGCAGATTCATCATCAAAAACCCCAGCACCGTCAACAACAAACGGCGACACCACTCCTCCACCGCGTAAAGTCGCATTAATCACCGGAATCACAGGCCAAGACGGATCATACCTAACGGAATTCCTCCTCAACAAAGGCTACTCCGTCCACGGCCTAATTCGCCGTTCTTCAAACTTCAACACACAACGAATCGATCACATCTATGTCGATCCACACAACGCTCACAAAGCTCATATGAAGCTTCACTACGCCGATCTCTCCGACGCTTCCTCTCTCCGTCGCTGGCTCGACACTATTCTCCCCGACGAAGTTTACAATCTCGCTGCACAGTCACACGTCGCGGTTTCGTTTGAGATTCCCGATTACACTGCTGATGTTGTTGCTACAGGTGCTCTCCGTCTTCTTGAAGCTGTCCGATCTCATATCGATGCAACAGGAAGATCTCACATTCGGTACTATCAAGCTGGATCTTCCGAAATGTTTGGATCAACTCCACCGCCGCAGTCTGAAACGACTCCGTTTCATCCTCGGTCTCCTTACGCCGCTTCCAAAGTCGCTGCGCATTG GTACACCGTGAATTACCGTGAAGCATATGGAATTTTTGCTTGTAATGGAATTCTCTTCAATCATGAATCACCACGTAGAGGAGAGAATTTTGTTACAAGGAAGATTACTAGAGCTGTTGGAAGAATCAAGATCGGGCTTCAAAGTAAGTTGTTTCTTGGAAACCTAAGTGCGTCGAGGGATTGGGGATTTGCTGGTGATTATGTTGAAGCTATGTGGTTGATGCTACAACAGGAAAAGgctgatgattatgttgtggcGACGGAGGATTCACATACGGTGGAAGAGTTTTTGGAAGTTGCTTTTGGTTATGTTGGATTGAATTGGAAGGATCATGTTGTGATTGATAAGAGATACTTTCGTCCTACTGAAGTTGATAATCTTAAAGGTGATGCTAGTAAAGCTAAGAAAGTTCTTGGTTGGAAACCTAAGGTTAGTTTTGAAGAGCTTGTTAGAATGATGGTTGATAATGATGTTGAGATGGCTAAGAAGGAGAAAGTGCTTGTTGATGCTGGGTACATTGATGCTCAACAACAACCTTGA